The proteins below come from a single Cervus elaphus chromosome 4, mCerEla1.1, whole genome shotgun sequence genomic window:
- the LOC122691756 gene encoding ADP-ribosylation factor-like protein 2-binding protein — protein MDALEEESFALSFSSASDAEFDAVVGYLEDIIMDDEFQLLQRNFMDKYYQEFEDTEENKLTYTPIFNEYISLVEKYIEEQLLERIPGFNMAAFTTTLQHHKDEVAGDIFDMLLTFTDFLAFKEMFLDYRAEKEGRGLDLSSGLVVTSLCKSSSVPASQNNLRP, from the exons atgGACGCCCTAGAGGAAGAGAGCTTCGCGCTGTCCTT CTCTTCTGCCTCTGATGCAGAATTTGATGCTGTGGTTGGATATTTAGAGGACATTATCATGG ATGATGAGTTCCAGTTATTACAGAGGAATTTCATGGACAAGTACTACCAGGAGTTTGAAGACACGGAAGAGAATAAGCTTACCTACACAcctatttttaatgaatat ATTTCTTTGGTAGAAAAGTATATAGAAGAACAGCTGTTGGAGCGGATTCCTGGATTTAACATGGCGGCTTTCACTACAACTTTACA GCACCATAAAGATGAAGTGGCCGGTGACATTTTTGACATGCTACTCACATTTACGGATTTTCTggcttttaaagaaatgtttctggACTACCGAGCA GAAAAAGAAGGCCGGGGACTGGACTTGAGCAGTGGTTTAGTGGTGACGTCACTGTGCAAATCATCTTCTGTGCCAGCCTCCCAGAACAATCTGCGGCCTTAG